A single Brassica rapa cultivar Chiifu-401-42 chromosome A04, CAAS_Brap_v3.01, whole genome shotgun sequence DNA region contains:
- the LOC103863812 gene encoding E3 ubiquitin-protein ligase At3g02290, with protein MGALCCCFQVDLFESYANPNTSMSRNCPCLNCFLQSFMGLYASIFNRGGMHPIPSTVEAATVMSSTTSFDDSSLSDVYHSPPRPLPYDADPRYFRFAKGSSHSGEEAEPLRGDTEMSSEVSGGGAKRNKSGYEDGSKEAYSKGSPTDEKSKLQLSYADSDDEDICPTCLDDYTPENPKIITKCSHHFHLSCIYEWMERSETCPVCGKVMAFDETG; from the exons ATGGGAGCTCTCTGTTGCTGCTTTCAAGTTGATCTCTTTGAGAGCTATGCGAATCCAAACACTTCAATGTCTAGGAACTGTCCCTGCCTTAACTGCTTCCTCCAGAGTTTCATGGGTTTG TATGCATCGATATTTAACAGAGGTGGAATGCATCCAATACCTTCAACTGTGGAGGCTGCCACAGTGATGAGTTCCACAACTTCATTTGATGACTCATCTCTCTCTGATGTCTATCACTCTCCTCCGAGGCCGTTGCCTTACGATGCTGATCCTAGGTACTTCCGTTTTGCTAAGGGATCAAGCCATTCGGGGGAAGAAGCAGAACCGTTAAGAGGTGATACTGAAATGAGCTCTGAAGTTTCTGGAGGTGGAGCCAAACGGAACAAGTCTGGTTACGAAGATGGTTCGAAAGAAGCGTATTCAAAAGGTTCACCCACCGATGAAAAGTCGAAGTTACAGCTTTCTTACGCAGATTCGGATGATGAGGATATCTGCCCAACTTGCCTTGATG ATTACACGCCAGAGAATCCAAAGATTATCACCAAATGCTCTCACCATTTTCACCTTAGCTGTATTTATGAATGGATGGAGAGAAGTGAAACCTGCCCCGTCTGTGGAAAG GTGATGGCATTTGATGAAACTGGCTAA